The following coding sequences are from one Deltaproteobacteria bacterium window:
- a CDS encoding radical SAM protein: protein MGEFVPSYVNLYQAKVLETRTLRALEVLSACRLCPRHCGANRLSEDVGVCRVGRQARVSSFHSHFGEESPLVGTGGSGTIFFSSCNLLCIFCQNYEVSHLMEGDPVDKHELADMMMSLQRRGCHNVNLVSPTHMVPQILEALIPAVEQGLNIPLVYNSGGYDEVETLRMLDGVIDLYMPDFKFWDNRWAERFCHVTDYRERVCAAIREMHRQVGDLVIDQDGIARRGLLVRHLVMPGGMAGTGDIMRFLAEEISPRTYVNIMAQYHPAGKAMTDPLIARRISRKEFGLAVDAARHSGLRRLDGMRD, encoded by the coding sequence GGCAAAGGTATTGGAAACACGGACCTTGCGGGCTTTGGAAGTACTTTCCGCCTGCCGCCTGTGTCCCCGCCATTGTGGCGCAAACCGTCTATCGGAGGATGTGGGTGTCTGTCGCGTCGGCAGACAAGCCCGGGTTTCCAGTTTTCACAGCCATTTCGGGGAAGAATCTCCCCTGGTTGGGACCGGCGGTTCCGGGACAATCTTTTTCAGTTCCTGCAATCTTTTGTGCATTTTTTGTCAAAATTACGAAGTCAGCCATCTGATGGAAGGTGATCCCGTGGATAAACACGAACTCGCCGACATGATGATGTCGCTTCAAAGACGTGGTTGCCACAACGTCAACCTGGTCAGTCCGACCCACATGGTGCCCCAGATACTGGAGGCGCTGATTCCGGCTGTTGAACAAGGCCTGAACATTCCTCTGGTCTATAATTCGGGCGGCTATGACGAGGTGGAAACGCTTCGCATGCTGGATGGCGTTATCGATCTTTATATGCCCGATTTCAAATTCTGGGATAACCGGTGGGCGGAACGGTTCTGCCATGTCACGGATTATCGGGAAAGGGTCTGCGCGGCCATCCGGGAGATGCACCGTCAGGTGGGTGATCTTGTGATTGACCAGGATGGGATAGCGCGGAGGGGACTCCTTGTCCGGCATCTGGTCATGCCGGGTGGAATGGCCGGGACAGGGGATATTATGCGTTTTCTGGCGGAGGAGATATCCCCCCGTACCTATGTGAACATCATGGCCCAGTACCACCCGGCCGGCAAGGCAATGACGGATCCCTTGATTGCCCGGCGAATATCCCGGAAAGAATTCGGGCTTGCCGTGGACGCCGCACGGCATTCCGGTTTGCGACGTCTCGATGGTATGAGAGATTAG